TTGTACTCAGTTGAAAAGTCAAGCCTCATAATATCTGCGTTATTAAATACACCCCCAACTACCGACTGCATCGATGTAATGCGGATAGGGCGACCCACATTTGGAATATATAGCCACATATTGTCACCCAAACGAAGGGTTGAACGACCTTTTTCACTGTCGGGTGACAAAAATAGCGAGACCATTTTTTCTTTGTCTTTTTTTGCCTGAAAAAGTATAAACTCTTTTTTTGCACCGTCCGGTTCAATATTTATAAGTTTCTTATACATCTGCGCTGAAACAGGCGTGAGATTTCTGTCTATTTTTTCTAATATATCTGAAGAAAATACCGAGATAACTGATGCCAATAATATAATTAAATACTTCATAATATTCTCCTAGTTTTGTCTTAGTGCATCTACGGGGTTTAGTTTTGCAGCTTTTCTAGCCGGCGATATAGATGCAACAAGAGAGATAATAATGACTATTATCCCTACAATTAAAACCTCATTTGTTTGAAGGGTCGGATTTAGTATTAAGTCACTTTGGCGACCAAAAGAGAAAGTTATTCCGACCGTGTTTATAATAAAAACAAAAATATACGATAGTATAGTTCCAAGGATTGTTCCAAATACTCCTAGCATCAAACCCTCAGCCAAAAAAAGTTTTGTAATGGTACTTGGAGTAGTACCCATAGCCGCAATCGTACCAATCTCTTTAATACGCTCATAAACGCTCATGATCATCACGTTTAAAACAGATATAAGTACTATGGATATTAAAATGATTTTAATAGATATGTCCATAATATCAAGCATCTTGACTATGTTATAAAAAGGAGTTAGCTTTTTCCAACTATGTATCTCAAAAACAGGCTTATCATTTTTGTTTTTCATTTTTGTTAGCGGTTTTAGATAAAGCATCATTTTTTCAAGATTTTTTACATCTTTTAAACGGATAACTACTTCGCTTACTTCTACTTTTTTTAGACGAAGAAGTTTTTTAACATCGTTTATATGTATGTAGCCGTCTCTTCCACCGGGACCCGAAATAGGCTCTATACTTCCTGTTACTTTAAAGTTGAGCCCGTTTACCGAGCCTTTTTGATTTGTAGCTACAAGTACTATCGTATCGCCTTTTTTGACTTTCATACCTTTTGTTATAAGCTCTGGAACTAAAATGTTTCCTTCTTTTAATAGAGTATTCTCTTTAGCATCGACTCTTGATTTAAACAGAGGTAGCGTCTTAGTTTCGTTTTCAGGATCGATGCCATTTAGTCTTATACCCGTAGATGCTACATAGTTTGAAAACATTGCACTTAGTTTTA
The genomic region above belongs to Sulfurimonas lithotrophica and contains:
- a CDS encoding outer membrane lipoprotein-sorting protein, with the translated sequence MKYLIILLASVISVFSSDILEKIDRNLTPVSAQMYKKLINIEPDGAKKEFILFQAKKDKEKMVSLFLSPDSEKGRSTLRLGDNMWLYIPNVGRPIRITSMQSVVGGVFNNADIMRLDFSTEYNVEKQEEKKEYLLLTLKAKNDTVSYDKLIMQVDKKSMTPLQIECYTSTKLLIKTLYYKKLKDFGDNIVRPSVIETESPMYKGYKSIMIYGKILPKKFPDEAFTLDNLSKASNLRR
- a CDS encoding ABC transporter permease codes for the protein MKNIIKMSFRNLLRSGRRTLLTASLITIGVMFVLIYAALSGSFKSYMISQVTDSMLGHIQIHKKGYIASVDNLPLDKNLNEKQIDKIKEFLDTSELIESYTFRLKLSAMFSNYVASTGIRLNGIDPENETKTLPLFKSRVDAKENTLLKEGNILVPELITKGMKVKKGDTIVLVATNQKGSVNGLNFKVTGSIEPISGPGGRDGYIHINDVKKLLRLKKVEVSEVVIRLKDVKNLEKMMLYLKPLTKMKNKNDKPVFEIHSWKKLTPFYNIVKMLDIMDISIKIILISIVLISVLNVMIMSVYERIKEIGTIAAMGTTPSTITKLFLAEGLMLGVFGTILGTILSYIFVFIINTVGITFSFGRQSDLILNPTLQTNEVLIVGIIVIIISLVASISPARKAAKLNPVDALRQN